The genomic stretch CAACAACTTTAAGAAACTAATTCTATTTGTGAAGAAGATTTTGTGCTAAACTTTCAATTAGCTTGCAGTTTTGGTTTATGTTAGTTCACGGTGAGTTTCCCTTTGAACTTCTCTGTTAATTCAACTGAAGAAGGGTCTGCTATTAAGACAGGAAAAGGTCCAGAATAGTTTGAGTTCAGGGTGTCAGAAAATAGTTTGAATTGAGCTGAATAATTGAAGATGGATCCTTTGTAGTTTGGTCACATTGAATTAAATAGtgattttgggtgattgaaagAAAATATCAATCTATAAGCATATATGCAGGAAGTAACCACTATTTCCCTTAATGTTCTTCCTGTAAAATCCAACTTTTGATTAGAAAATGGTCGGATCCATTGGAAGTATGGAAGTGATAAAACTGTTTGACTAGAAACCTGAAAGAAGAAATCTTGCTGTGTGAGTTAAGGTTCACCATCTTGAGGCCTAATGTCTAGAATTCACTTTGAAAATTGGTTTGTTAAAGGATGGTGCCTAAGAgtttatatacatatagttGAAATTGCACTTAAGCTATGTGAGACATTTAGAATCGTAATATTTGACATTCATGGCAGCACAGTCTATCCCATACGTCACTCATTTCGTGACTCGAACTTGTGATATGAAACCAAATtctaataccaaatgatacaaatctcAAATAGAAATTCCACTTTAAGTCATGTGGGACTCAAGATCATAACATGTCGATTATGATATACATTAATTTCAAGTTGTCTGCTCTTCTTTTGTCCTTCAACATATTGGATGTTATGGCTCCTTCTAAATCTGGGATAGTATGCGAACCTTTTGCTCGGATAAACATAGGAGAAGAAATGCAGGCAAACATGCTTGCTTAGCaactttatgttttattttgcacaaATATGGGGATTGCTTGGTTGCAGTAGGGTAGCAATAAAATCTTACAAATGCAGTATTGAATAGAAgggcttttaaaattgtttgaaTCATAAGGCCAAATTAGGCTGAATAAAGGCTATTGCATCTTCTCCTCGGCGCCATGTTTGATTGCCAAGTGAAACCTTAATCCTTTCATTTCAGTGTAACAGTGGTATATAACCTAGGGAGCACAAGAGCATAATTTGTTGATGTATTGAAATGGCTTATGGAGTGAGCTTTCATCTCAGCCTCAGGTGAATACAGCAATCTGAACTATTGGCAAAATGTGAAATGCTAATTCTTCCACCATCAACCAAAATTATTCTACTTAAAAATTTGCTTGAATTATTGAACTGAAGAACTGCTAGATCAATCACAGAAGCAAAGGGAGCACAATGCTTTTAAGTACTCTTAAATGTCATTCTAATTTGGCAAACTTACAAGGGGCTCTCACAGATCGCTTGGTTACCTCAGACATCCAAAGGCCAAATGAATTCATCAGTGCAAGAAACATCATGTAAATTCTAACCagaaaacattacaaaatgaAGGCCAAAAATTCAGCTTATAACCTATACCACAAATTATAAGACTTGCCATTTCTCTTTTCCAAAGCATCAAAAGCTGATTTCTATCTGGACCAGATGCATAACATATATCATGGTATTAATAAGCAGTCAGCACCACTTCTTGTGCTAATCTTGTAATACATTTAAGCCAAATGTGGCAAAAGGTGAACCcatcatcataaaaaaaaaaaattcagcttATCGCCTATACAACAAATGATAAGACCCtccatttttcttctctaaagaacctaaaaaatctaaaaaatctaAAGCAGATCGATATCTGGATCAGATGCATAAATATATCATGAAATTACTAGTACAAAGTGAACCCATCATCATAGGAAACATGCCACCCTTGTCGACAAGGTGGGGCATTTTCATCATACTCAGCACAACAGCTCCATCTTTTCTTCCAATTGGCACTTCCAGTGCTTGGTCTATTATTCTTTTCATTCCATTTGTAAACAATTACTCCAGATCCGTCACTCCACTCTCCATCAATTCCTTGGTGAGGTGGAGCCAGTGCAAACAGCCCCTTCTCTCCTACAAACATTAAAAGTATATGACCAACatcaagaacaaaaataattttggaagACTATGCTCCACATATTGCATCTATAGAAACCCAACTGCattaaagaatgaaaaatatatagatagACGAACGTCAAGCATATACCATGTTTGTCAAAGTTTTGCTTGCTGTCTtctgttttctcttctcaagataacaaacaattcaaaacacaaaacacaaaacactcataaaaatacataaacaattttcacctttatgttGAATCACaactttcaaaccaaaaactaaataaatacaCCCCCAAAACTCTTACAAATGGTAAGATACGtgaaaacaacataaaaaggTAACATATTTACAAATGGTGATGGCTTTGTGATACAGGATGTTCTCTATAGACATTTTTCCAAAAGAACTTCAAAGAAGTCGTTCTATCTGAAGTTCAAACTTTTCTTTACCCTCTTAAATATATCATATTGTTTGCCTCTCCAGCTCCAACATGTATCTTGAAGCCTTTTACGTTCTCCTAGTAACCAAATTCCAACTGGGTGTGACATTTTTCTTACTTGGTGAAATGGGTTCACGTTTGATTAGCTCTATTTTAAAGCCTCGACtttgttcataaaaaacaaatcTTGGAAAATAATGTCATCTATAAACGAAGATACACGTACATACATAAACATGTGGATGAGAAAAGAGATTATCAGTTACATACCGGTGGTGTGGCCATGGAAGGAGCAAGCGGTTGGGGAATTGTCTTTGTCTAAATAAAGGGTCTTGCACCTCAGGCATCGCTTCTTTGTCTGAATTTGGGCTGTGCTTGGTCTGCTCTGGTTGGTGTTCAAGCAAGACTTGATCTTTATCCCATGATTTGATGGCTTGCAATTGCTGAGGAGGCTCTGAGAAAGATGGTAAAAAGCTGAAGACATGTCATCAATGTTCCAATTGTGAGGAAGGAGGATAGGTGGGGCTGTCAGTGAGTGTGAGATATTGTCGAAGTGGAGATAGCCAAGTGGCCCATGATGAGTTTTGGGCTTGGAAGGCCGTAAGAAAGAGAAAACgatttatatcatatttttatttttatttttatttcatatgtaacATGTTAAGTAGCTATTGGATTAacattgttaaaaataaataaaatatttcaaaggCCAATTAATTGTGTCACGTCTCAATAAAGTGGGATAAAAACGCACACATTAACATTAAAAggtaattatgagataaaaatctGATTTCTAGtattacttttatatttattgatttaaacccttaaaagctTCCCACTTGAATTTCTTGATTTATGGTTGAGTATTTGCGTTCTAGATCTCATGACTCCACCTGTAGGCAATGATATTGCCACCTAAGAAGACTTGA from Corylus avellana chromosome ca1, CavTom2PMs-1.0 encodes the following:
- the LOC132167291 gene encoding uncharacterized protein LOC132167291, with amino-acid sequence MSSAFYHLSQSLLSNCKPSNHGIKIKSCLNTNQSRPSTAQIQTKKRCLRCKTLYLDKDNSPTACSFHGHTTGEKGLFALAPPHQGIDGEWSDGSGVIVYKWNEKNNRPSTGSANWKKRWSCCAEYDENAPPCRQGWHVSYDDGFTLY